The Bdellovibrionales bacterium genome segment GCAAGTAGAACTTTAAAACCCTAGACCATGATCAGATATCCGCCTTCACTGGGATTGTACGCCCCTTGGTTCTCTCTTTGTACCTCCAGTGAAGACGGAATACCTATTGCAGAAAGAGGTGATTGATATGAACAGCTCTATCCAGTCCATTCTAGTTACAATTATCGCGATGATCAGTGTCAATCTTCTGATCAGCTGTGCCCCTAAACGGGACAAGGGCGACCCCGCTCTTCCTGAAGGTCCTGGTCCTCGTTCACCAGTCGCACACGACGGACAGAATCCATCACCCCCAACTGCGAATGGGACTTCAGACAGCGGCGGCGGAACTGGTATTGACGGCAAGGTGTTCGAATCCTATATCGTCGATCCCACTCACCTGCCAGCTTATCAACAGCATCTTGCGCCTTTGCTGAAGAATATAAAAAGTGAGACAGCCAACGGCTTCCACTACGACCAATTTTTTAAGATGAAAACCTGGTACATCGCTCCGGTAGATCTCGACAAAGTGAACAAGGATGTCCTGGGCATTTCATTCATGAAATCCGACACTCAACAAATAGCTCGACAAACAATGAAAGAAGTCTGGATAGATAAGCGTATCTACGATCAGATGAATGCAAAGGATCAGTCGGACTTGCTACTCCACGAACTGATTATGAATATGTACCTCCTCAAGTTTATGACCGTGGCCGAACTGTGCAATAGCTCCAGAATCCTAAATGGCGACAAAGAAGAGGATGGATGCTGCAAGAAGAACAGAGCCCTTCTCGAAAAGATAATGCCGGACGAGAAAGCGCATCCCCTCACAGACCGAGACAATGAAAACATTCGGTTCGTCACCGGATGGCTCAAGCAGAATGCACAAAAAGAAATCAGTGAAAGAGATTTCTTCCGTGTTCTTATTTACAAGGGATTCGATAAACGATTTTTTACGCCTGAGAGTGAAAATTCAACCTCACTTGGAGACCTTAAAATTTCTAGAAGGGAATTTTATCAGGCAATCAGAGGGGCCAAGTTAACCGGCAATATGCCAGATGTTTGTTTTGCAGGGGTCAACGGCGCAAGCAAGAAATGCAAAGTGGAACTGGAAGAGAAACCAGTTTCTGTTCAAAGTATTCCAATTCCTGGACTTAATTTTCGCCTTAGCGTGGAAAACGAGATTTATGTCAACATAGATCTCGTCTTTAACGATGAGGTCACGCTTTCTGCATATCCTCAGCAAGACACTACTGAGGACAGCATTTTCTACACAATGCCTCTGGTCGATTGGCGAAACAAAATTCAAATTGGTGATCGCATCCACTCCGGATTTCTCATTTTTAAAAAGGAAAACTCAAATTCTCAGCCCGGCTTAATCTTGGAATCGGTGGTCTTACGACCTGGAATAGTTGTATCTATCGATAAAAAGCGTGATCCCATATGCGAGTTACGAGCACCGAAAGTGGTCAAGTTTTTTGATGATGAGATTTCGATTAGAAAAGAAAACTCCGTCCCCAGCTTCATCGAGCAGTTGTTTTTGACGACACCACCCTTTGCCGCATGTGGCGCTAACAATGTTGTGGAGTGATTTTCATTGAGGAATCTCGCTTGGGATGGCGGTTGGCCCAAGACTCTGTAGGTCGAGTTAGATAAGTGGCGATCGAGTACTAACAACCTTTTGGAGTTCTTACTTCTGACCTGAATTTAAATGTTTTACCATCAATTAAAAAAATAAACTCAATTGCATAAGGATTGGTTGGTTCCGAGTTACTTTCGATGCTAACGTATTTGCTTGAATGTTTAAGCATAGGTTTCTTTTGAGAAACTAAAAGCTTTGGATCAAGTTCAGAAATATTAAAATTATAGTAATCCTTAATTTTATGCCCTAACAAAATGGGTTTTGATTTTACGATTGTATCTTGAATAATATAATATCCGTCATCATCTTCAGGTTTGGTTCCATAGTCCCCCCAAGAGATGACTGCTGATAACGAATCAACGACAATGTTTTTCGAGAATTTAAAGCTTAAAGTTGTTAGATTACTGCAGTATTCAAATATTTCAGTTGGACCTTTCTTGACGTTGAATGTGACTGTTACAGGGTCAATGTATTCACAATTAACAGTAATTTCAGCCGGAAGATCTAATTTTTCTGATTGGTAATTCATATCGGCAGTTAAAAACTCATCAGTGCACCAGCCCGTGAAGGAATCAGACTTGATTCTGACCCAACGATACTCTTTGTCAACGACCACAGCTTTCTCTTTAGAGATCTCGACAATCTCAATTTTTTCACCGTTTTTCAAGACCCCCAAAATTTTCCCTTTTTTGAAAGAGGGAGTGTCGCGAATAACAATGTGATCCCCTGTCATTTTGGCTGGTGAACCAGCCTTCACTGCAATAACATCAGTCAGCTCCTTAGAAAAAGAGGGGAGAGACAATAGAGTCAAAACAAGACATGCAAGAAGTGAGATCCTTTTTTTTAACCATCCGAGTAATATACATCTAGAAAAATTTTTAGTCAGAACGAAGGTTTATGTCAAATCTCTAAATGATTTTGAGACTCTTTTGTCATCCCACCCCGCTTTCAGGGGCAGGCTTTGGATCAGCTCCAACTCTTCAACTTGTTTTATTTCTTCCTCACGACCCGAGAACCGCAGGGGCCCGGCTTATTTTCGGCGGAAAGTTTTTCCCCGCTCTTAAGCAAATATGGAATAAGTGAAATGGCAGCTATTTTTCCTACCATTTCAGACAAAAAGATAGAGTCGTGTGTCAATAATCTTCTTTGACCGCCGACTCTGGGAACAACAATTACCTAGGCATGGACCTCACCAAGCTTTATGCTCAGATAACTGTCCAACTATTAAGTTGCTCAAAAAGGGAATTATCTCAATGCCAAAAGATTTGTTGCCAAAAAAAACGTGGGCTTTTATTGGACCTTTCTTGAATGTTACAATGGTGATCGCCTGCCTGTTGATAAGCCGTCACGCCCAGGCTTGGGGCGAAAGGGGCCATCACCTCATTGGACACACGGCCGCACTTCTCATGGAGAGTTTTTCAGACAAAGAAGCCGTGGATCGCGGTCTTCCCGCTTTTTTCAAGGACCGCGCTCACCAATTTGGTCATCTCTCCAATCTTCCCGATATTTCTTGGAGAGAAACCACTCGGCAATCTCAAGGCGCCCTGCTCGCCAACGGCCCCACGCACTTCATTGACCTGGAACTTCTCGTTGGCTTGCCCACAAAGGATAACAAGGCCTCCTACCAAAAGCTCTTGCTCGGTTTGCCCTCTGATTACTCCGAAGTTCGCGAGAAATTCGAGGGAAAACCAAATCCCTTTTCGGCAAATACCGCCTCCCCTCAAGGCTTGCGAGTGTATTTTGACGTGGGCTCGGCGCCCTGGCGTGTTCGTGAGCTCTTTGAAAAAATGGTTGCGGCCTTTGCCTGCGCAAAAGGAAAAGAAACAGGAGTTTCATCCCAATTGATCGACGAGAGACCAAAATGGCATCTGCCAATCATTTCTCAAGAGAAGCCACCAAGCCTCGGTTTTAATTTTTACTCTTGCACCAAAGAACAGACTCGACTTGAGGCAATCTCGGCAGCTTTGGCAATTGGAGGAGTCATGGGGCATTTTGTGGGTGACCTCACACAGCCCTATCACACGACTGTTAACTACGATGGCTGGGCCACCGGAAACGGAAAGGCACACGAGTACTTTGAAAGTGCTGTTGTTAACAGTCTTGAGCTTTCGATTGAAAATGAAGTTTATAAAATGGCGAAATCCCCTTCTCTCAAACGCACCGTTGAAAAAGGTATAGAAGTCGATTGGAAGACCAAGGGGGCCGCCTCTGCCTTTGCCTTGGCCCTCGCGGCAAATTCCTGGAGTCGGCTTGACGAAGCCATTCAAATTGATAAAAAATATGCAATTGTTCCAGCCATCAAGACCAAGGATTCTTCCGCTTCTCAGCAGAGCGGATCTAAAAGTGAATTGCCCCCTTTGCGCCAGTCTGCCTCTTCTAAAAAGGTAATTAAGGCCTTTGCCCCATTGTTGGTTGAGCGCCTCGCAATCGGATCTCGGGCTTTGGCAAAAATTTGGTATCAGGCCTGGATCGAAGGCGGAAAACCCAACTTGGCTGATGTTCGTCCCACTACCATTCCCTATATTTTAGATGTACCCTTCTTGTGGCCGACCTATGATGAGGGGGCCTTGAAAAACCTTAGCACCAAGAAGGATGAGTGATCTATGGCTATGAAAATTATCATTCTATCGGCCCTGTTTTGTCTCTGCCGAGTGACGACCACATTGGCACAAGAGGTCCCCTATGCACTCCCGCAAAAAGCGAAAATTGATTCGAGACCCGATGAAATTTCGCCTGAAAAGGGAAATACTGATCCACTCAATAAGCAAACAAAACTCTTGGATTCAAAAAAAATAAAAATAGCTGACAATCAAGTCAATGAATTCGTTGGAGTGGTTCAGTTTGTCAAAGGCTCAGTGAGCTGGTCAGGGACAGAACGCAAAGATCCCATTCAATTTAAAACTCTCTTCCGCTGGAATGAAAGTGCTTTGGTGGAGCAAAATTCCTACGTAAAATTTATTTCAAGAGGTCGCTGTACGGCTGTCGCCTATGGCAAATCACAGATTCAATCTCCACTTCCTTCTGCCGACAGCTCCTGGAATTTTAACGGTGGGTCGGCCCGCTGGGTCTGCGGACCCGAACAATCTGATCATCTCCGTGTTGATGGGCACGCTTTGAGCCTTAGCGACGCTGAGATCTTCTATCATCGCCTCCAACTTTACGTCTTGAGAGGAAGAGTCTTGTCTGAATCAGGGGAACTCCCCCCTGGAGCAACCTACGTTTGGGAAAAGCAGGGCTGGAAAGTGAAATACTCGAGTGAAGATGCCTTCCGCAGTTGGAAACTCAATCAAGATTTAGAGGCCCCGAAAGAAAGTTACAAATTGACTCAACCCAAACCAAAAGTCAGCAGCCGATGGTCTTTAGGCCCACTAGGGGGAAACATCAAGTTCAACCACGCCAATTATCTCTTGGAGTTGGAGGACAATGAGACTCACGGGGCCCGATTGCAAGCCAATTTCAAGTTGGGCGAGAAGTCCTATTTGGTCGCTCTGAATTTCTATGAGTCGGATAAATCAGATAATGATGAGGGATCGAAATTTCATTCTGGCCCTCCATCGACATTTTATGTTTCCAATCGTCTTGAATCTTTCGTCCTTGATTTGGGATTGCGATCCGAGTTTGAGCGGCAATGGGCTTGGTTTTTTCGTGCTGGAATCGGACGTGACATTTTAGGGCTGGATAGTTACGGCCCCAGCTTTAGTATTCATCGTGATATTTCTTCTCTGAGCGGAAGACTCTCCTTGGGGCTCGATCGAATATTTTTTACGGAAGCGCTTGGCTGGGGCGGTTTGCTTGTTTCAGCTGAGATCTATTTCCATCAAGCCCTTAGGTATGAAGGGACAAAAAGACGTGAACAAGAGTACTTTTCAGGGCCAGAGCCAACAGAATTGGATAGGGCCAACGAGAAATTTGCCCACAACGCCTGGGGTATTTTAATTCACCTCGCACCGCTTCTTCAGTTTTAAAACTCTTCCTTAAGTCCATTGAGGTCAAAGGGGACCTCTTCGTTAGAAGGTTTCCAGTCATCTGGCGCGCCCAGGATTTTAACTGATTCAGGAGAAACAAACTCTTGATCGTTTTTAACCAAAAGAGAAGTTTGTTTGATTTCTGTGACCAAGGCAGGAGCGATAGAAACAACGACGAGGGGTTTCACCTCCAATTCCTTTTTTGTCTCTGAAGCACCCGTCTGGCTCTTTTCACGAACTTGTTCGACGACAACCTGTTGACCCGAATTGACCAGCACACTCTGACCCGTGTCAACCTGCTCAACTTGAACGGCACCATTTATGGTTGCCTGTTCAGTTAACTTTGTGTTGGGCTCAAAACTCAGATAGAAATCGGTTCCTCGGACCCCCGCAACGGCAGTGGAAGTCCTCATCCGAAATCGACTCTGTTTATTTTCTGGTTCACTCTTTTTATTATCGGATTTTGAATTTGCGTCTGAACCTGAACTTGAGCTTGAGCTTGATTCTGTACCTGCTGGGTTAAACAATGTTCTGATTTTACCGTAAGCCAGATGTACCAGAGTCGGGCTGCCTGAATTTTTCGCGTATTCCTCAATCGATATCCTGGTGTGTGGACCCAGTGTCAATAGGACATTGCCACTCAATCGAACTTTCGCACGAGCAGATTGCAAAGTGACGATGATATCTTGGCAGTCCACAACTTCCTTTCCATTGACCACAATCGCCTTGCGGACCCCGTCCGCTTTGCTTGCCTCTCCACCCTTCAGTCTGAGCAGTTCCACTCTGCCCTTCGTCAATTCAATTCGGCCACAGTCGAGAGCCACGGCGCGCAGGGAAACAAAAAAAATTGAACTCATCAAACAAACAGAAAAGAGAAAACAAAAACCACGCAAACCATTTAAAGAAAATAGAATCATTTTGTCCTCCTTCGCTCTCGGTTTACTAAAGAGTCATATATCCTAGCGCTGAAAAAACTCGCTCCGTCTCTCCTACCAAAGTGCCAACGTCCTCACAATGCCCGTCGGCTCCGATCTCGCGCGCAAAGTCAGAGGTCACTGGCGCACCTCCCACCATAACCCGAAAATCCAAGCCCCTGCGACGATTTTCTTCTACAAGTTGTTTCATTTGGACCATCGTTGTCGTCATCAATGCAGAGAGGGCAATAATTTGGGCCTTATTCTTCTCGGCCGCCGAAAAGATTTCATCCATGGCGACATTGCGACCTAGGTCGATCACTTGGTAACCAAAATTCTTCAACATGAGAATACAGATATTTTTTCCAATGTCATGAATGTCGCCCTTCACCGTCGCAAAGACGATCGTACCACGAGCTTCTCCACTCCCCCCGCTGGTTTTAAAAAAGGGCTCGAGAAGAGCCACCCCTAATTTCATTGCCTCAGCCGAAGCAACGAGGTGAGGAATAAATCTCTTTCGCTTGGCAAACAGATCTCCCAAGTACCTAATTCCAGGTGTCATGATCTCCAAAAATAGACTGAAAGATTCAAATGACCTCGTTTTTAGAAACTCCCTAATATCAATTTGTATTTTGTCTTTCTTCCCATCAACAATATCCCAAAAAATTTCCATTTCGAGCCCATCAAGATCCAATTGCTTAACAAAATCGTCTCCTTCTTCAGACTTCGTTTGAAGAGTCTGAACCCCTGTAGAGCCAGAGTCGGCTCCCTCGCTGATGGGCTCCGACCACTTATCTAAATAATTTTCGACTGCGGCCCCTCTGGGACCAAACAGTTCAGCCGCCGCAACTCTGGTGGCTATCTGATTTTCAAGTACGTTCATAATGGCACTGTTCAGCCCACGTTGCACCGCCATCATCAAATAGGATTGGTGAACAAATCTTCGGTTTGGCAATCCAAATGAGGAGTTGCTCAAGCCAAAAGTTGTCGCACAACCCAGTTCCTTCTGAATCAGCTCAATCGTTCTCAAACTTTCTCGAGCTCCTTCTCTCATTGCCGAAACTGTTAAGGCCAAAACATCAAAGACGACATCGTGCCGACTAAATCCAGCTTCTATCAGTCGATCCAAAATTTTTCGCGCATAGATCAGACGATCTTCTGCTTTTTCAGGAACCATCGTCTCAGTGATCAAGGCGAGCATCGCCCCGCCCGTGCGCTTTGCAATTGGAATCACTTCTTCAAGTTTCTCATCTTCAGCATTGATTGAATTGAGAAGAGGTCTTCCGTAGTAAACTTCTCCCCCCATTTTGAGAGCCAATGAAAAGCTTGAATCAATCACTAAGGGCACTTCGACCGAATTCTGCAATGTCGTGATGACCTCTCTCATCATTTGTGGCTCGTCAATCAAAGGGACTCCTACATTGACATCCAGGCACTGAGCTCCATTTTGAATTTGCAAATGGGCGTCGGCCAGTAGCGCTTCGATGTTTCCTTGCCGGATCATGTCGGCCACTTTTTTTCGTCCTGTGGGGTTGATTTTTTCGCCGATCATCACAAAGGGATGCTGAGGTCCGATTCCCACGGCTCGTGTTTTTGAGGCGATCAAAACACGTTGATCGTCAAGTGGTTGGCTCGCTCCAAAAACTCTGTCTCCCTGACTATCAACGTAGTGCCTGATAGCTTTAATATATCCTGGTGTTGTTCCACAACAGCCACCCAGTATTCGCGTCCCACGCTCATAAAACTGTGGAATGTATTCGGCCATTTGAACAGCATCCATCGGAAACACCGTCTCGCCATTTCTCAACTCTGGCATGCCCGCATTTGGTTGGATGGCGATTGGCAGTCGACTCCAGACCTTCATTTTCTCGACCACCTTCAGCATCGCCTGCGGACCTACCGAACAATTGGCACCAACCGCATCGCAATGATACCCCTCCGCTATTGCCACACATGCCTCAGGGCTGATTCCAGTATCCGAAAAAGTATCCGTGTTAAATGTCATCAAACCAATCAGCGGGACTTTTAAACTGAGATCGCGCACGGCTGCCAATGCCGCTTTGAAATCCATCGAATCAAACATCGTCTCAACAACAATCAAATCGACGCCCTCGTCGATCAAAACTCGAGCTTGTTCCCTAAAGATCTCAAAACCTCATCAAAAGATCGCGAGCCCGTCGGAAACACAGTATCCCCACAGGGACCCAAATCACCCGCCACGAAACATCGCTCACCTCCCGCTCGTCGAGCGATCTCCACGGCCCTTGCATTGATATCGACAAGTTTTGAGTGAGCACGATACTCGTCGAGACGCCAGCGCGAAGCCCCAAAGGTATTTGTGATAAGAATGTCTGCTCCAGACTCAGCGTATTCTCTTTGTACCGCTTCAATCACTTTTGGATTTTCTAAATTCCAAAGATCAGGGGCATGTCCGGGAGGGAGTCCTCTTTTCATGAGAAGAGCTCCCATCGACCCATCAAAAATCATCAATCGAGAATTCAAAGCTTTACGAAATTCTTGGTAGCGGCCTTTTTGTATCAAAACTCTCTCCCTTACTTCAGATAAATTCAAACGGATTCAAACACCATCAGTTCGGTCGTTACGGATGCAAATTCATGGATTCAATAAACATCGCTTGGAACTCATCTTTCAAAGCCAAATCGACCGGCATTTTGACCTTATCGATCCAGGCAGCAAACTCCTTTTTTTCCTGGTCAGAGGCAAGACCCCAAGCAATCGTTCCCTTTAAACTGGAATTTCCGATCGCTTCCATTTTCATATTTGGTAGGAGTCCCAGCTCAATGGCACAGTCTGTCGGCAGATGTTCTCCGAATGAGCCCGCCAAAATCAAACGCTCCGCTCTTTGACCGCCCTCTTTCATGATCAGCTCAACACCTGTCCGAATGGCTGATTTCGCTAACTGAAATTCTCGAATATCGTCTTGATTCAAACCCAAGTCTGGATTCAACGAAATTTTTTTTGCATCGAGGATCTCTCCCTCCGTGTTAAGCAAATTACCTTTGAGAGCCTGGGCAACGGCCTGAATCAAAGCCGACCCACAAATGCCGCGCGGGACGTCCCCATCTACCACATCGAAGGTCCAAGCTTTCTCTTTCGGATCATAAAGAGGATTGATGATTGCTCCCGACTCAGCCCTCATTCCAATACTTATATTCGATCCCTCAAAAGCAGGCCCCGCAGGCGTACTTGAGATCAAGAGTTTTTCTCCAGTCCAGAAAATAATTTCAGAGTTGGTCCCCACGTCCAAAAGGATCCAAGAGGGCTTACTCATTTCCCCTTTCTTCCATAACAAAAACAATCCCGCCCACAGATCCCCGCCCACAAAACTATTCAGAAGAGGAAGGCTCGTCCAATCACCTGTATCTGCCAGACTTGTCTTTGTCTCTTCAAACGAATGGGGCTGAAACGGAAAAACAGCCAAACTATCGATCGACCACTGATGCAAAAACGAAATCATGGCTGAATTGCCAGCAACAAGACCCCTATCAGAAAAACGATATGGTCCGGCCTCAGTCTTGATTGTTTCCAAAAGCTTTTTGATTTGGCGAACCAAGCGATAGTGAAGTGGCTCAACGCCCAGTCTCTGGGCGTATTCGAGCCGAGTCATGACGTCGGCTCCCATAATCACCTGGCTGTTCAAGCCCCGCGCCCGACACCATTCTCCATTCTTATCTATCGCGGCCATTTCTAAGCCCGTTGTTCCCGCATCAAAAGCGATCCACCAATCTGAAACAGGAGGCCGCAAAACTTCAAGGTGTTCGCCCACCTGATAAACCTGTGGAAATTCAATTTCCATTTGAGATTTCGGACGAATTTGGCAACTCAAGCGCCAACCATCTTGAAGAGCTGTTGCAGAAAAGGCTTTGCTATCTGCTCCAGACACAGGTGCCGTGCCTTTGACAACTTTCACTCGGCACTGACGACAAACCCCCTTGCCTATGCAACTCGAACGAATGGGCACTTCATGAGCGTACAATATATCGAGCAGTGTCGGTCCCGCGAGAGAGACCTTCATCTCCCAAGTTTGCCCACGAGAGAAGGCCTTAATGGGAAAGGGCATGAATTACCTCCAAGGCAAAACCCACACGATTAAAGGGAGCGCTCACCTGAAAACCCGCCACCAGATTCTTGGCTTCGCTCATTGTCTTCATGGCGATGTCCATGCCTCTCTTCATTGCTTCTCCCTTATCACCCTGAGCTTTTTCCATTTCACGAATCACCCAATCAGGTACAGACACTCCAGGCACCTCATTTTTTAAAAATTCAGCGTTGCGCAGACTCACCAAAGGCCAGATGCCCATAATTACGGGAATACTAGAACCTCCCAGGTGATCCATGAAAGTCAAATAGGATTCAAGATCATAAATGGGCTGAGTGATCGCATAATCAGCTCCAGCCTCAATTTTATATTTGTAACGATTGATTTCTAATTCCCGATGAGAAGCCGTTGGATTGAGCGCCACTCCAACACAGAACCGAGTTGCTGATCCCATACTCGCTCCCCCCAAATCAAGCCCGCTATTCATACGCGAGGCGATGTGGGTCAGTCCTATCGCATCAACATCATAGACTCCGGTCGCTCCCTTCATGTTTCCCAACTTCGGAGGATCCCCCGTTACCAACAGAAGGTTTCGCACTCCGGCCACATGACAGCCCAAGAGATCGCTCTGCAGGCCAATAATATTGCGATCGCGAGTGGTCAAATGAGGGATCGCCTCAATTCCAATTTCGCTTTGAATGTGCGCTGCCAGATGAAGAGAGCTTAAGCGAGCCACCGCACGCGCCCCATCTGGAATATTCACATATTTGACTCCACCTGCTTTGAGTTCGCGACAGTGTTCTAAAAAGGTCCTGGTATCTGCGCCTTTTGGCGGAATGATCTCAATCGAAAATACTTTCCGACCAGCCCTTAAATCTGCCCCTAATTCACTTCTCTCGCCAAGATCCATTGGCTTTGCCGGTTGATCCACCAGTGGAAGCGAAAAATCAAAAGTGGGATTTTCCTTTCGCACATAGTTTGTGGCCATGCGAACCGCGTTCGTCAGAGCCCGAATATGAAGTGAGTGCACCCCGCAGTGCCCCCCAACAATATTAGCTCCCTGCTGAATAAAGCGTTTTCCATATTTCGCCAGATAATCAGGATTACAAAGATAAATCCATTGATCATTCACATACTTCGGCATTCCCGCATTGGGTTTGAGGCTAATCAATCGCTTTGTGAGCGGCCTTGTTCGATCAAGGGCCGTCAACATTCCACTCGGCCCCACCTCTCCACAAAATCCCAAGGCTTCCAGGTCATACTCTTCTGCGAGGCGAACCAAATCTTCTGGAGTGCTTCCATAGGATGAACGCATGTCTTCATTTAAACTCAAATGCGCAAACACAGGCTTATCGGAAATTTTCTTGAT includes the following:
- a CDS encoding SH3 domain-containing protein, translating into MKAGSPAKMTGDHIVIRDTPSFKKGKILGVLKNGEKIEIVEISKEKAVVVDKEYRWVRIKSDSFTGWCTDEFLTADMNYQSEKLDLPAEITVNCEYIDPVTVTFNVKKGPTEIFEYCSNLTTLSFKFSKNIVVDSLSAVISWGDYGTKPEDDDGYYIIQDTIVKSKPILLGHKIKDYYNFNISELDPKLLVSQKKPMLKHSSKYVSIESNSEPTNPYAIEFIFLIDGKTFKFRSEVRTPKGC
- a CDS encoding FecR domain-containing protein; translation: MILFSLNGLRGFCFLFSVCLMSSIFFVSLRAVALDCGRIELTKGRVELLRLKGGEASKADGVRKAIVVNGKEVVDCQDIIVTLQSARAKVRLSGNVLLTLGPHTRISIEEYAKNSGSPTLVHLAYGKIRTLFNPAGTESSSSSSSGSDANSKSDNKKSEPENKQSRFRMRTSTAVAGVRGTDFYLSFEPNTKLTEQATINGAVQVEQVDTGQSVLVNSGQQVVVEQVREKSQTGASETKKELEVKPLVVVSIAPALVTEIKQTSLLVKNDQEFVSPESVKILGAPDDWKPSNEEVPFDLNGLKEEF
- a CDS encoding homocysteine S-methyltransferase family protein — encoded protein: MIDEGVDLIVVETMFDSMDFKAALAAVRDLSLKVPLIGLMTFNTDTFSDTGISPEACVAIAEGYHCDAVGANCSVGPQAMLKVVEKMKVWSRLPIAIQPNAGMPELRNGETVFPMDAVQMAEYIPQFYERGTRILGGCCGTTPGYIKAIRHYVDSQGDRVFGASQPLDDQRVLIASKTRAVGIGPQHPFVMIGEKINPTGRKKVADMIRQGNIEALLADAHLQIQNGAQCLDVNVGVPLIDEPQMMREVITTLQNSVEVPLVIDSSFSLALKMGGEVYYGRPLLNSINAEDEKLEEVIPIAKRTGGAMLALITETMVPEKAEDRLIYARKILDRLIEAGFSRHDVVFDVLALTVSAMREGARESLRTIELIQKELGCATTFGLSNSSFGLPNRRFVHQSYLMMAVQRGLNSAIMNVLENQIATRVAAAELFGPRGAAVENYLDKWSEPISEGADSGSTGVQTLQTKSEEGDDFVKQLDLDGLEMEIFWDIVDGKKDKIQIDIREFLKTRSFESFSLFLEIMTPGIRYLGDLFAKRKRFIPHLVASAEAMKLGVALLEPFFKTSGGSGEARGTIVFATVKGDIHDIGKNICILMLKNFGYQVIDLGRNVAMDEIFSAAEKNKAQIIALSALMTTTMVQMKQLVEENRRRGLDFRVMVGGAPVTSDFAREIGADGHCEDVGTLVGETERVFSALGYMTL
- a CDS encoding homocysteine S-methyltransferase family protein, with the protein product MIQKGRYQEFRKALNSRLMIFDGSMGALLMKRGLPPGHAPDLWNLENPKVIEAVQREYAESGADILITNTFGASRWRLDEYRAHSKLVDINARAVEIARRAGGERCFVAGDLGPCGDTVFPTGSRSFDEVLRSLGNKLEF
- a CDS encoding DUF4445 domain-containing protein; this translates as MPFPIKAFSRGQTWEMKVSLAGPTLLDILYAHEVPIRSSCIGKGVCRQCRVKVVKGTAPVSGADSKAFSATALQDGWRLSCQIRPKSQMEIEFPQVYQVGEHLEVLRPPVSDWWIAFDAGTTGLEMAAIDKNGEWCRARGLNSQVIMGADVMTRLEYAQRLGVEPLHYRLVRQIKKLLETIKTEAGPYRFSDRGLVAGNSAMISFLHQWSIDSLAVFPFQPHSFEETKTSLADTGDWTSLPLLNSFVGGDLWAGLFLLWKKGEMSKPSWILLDVGTNSEIIFWTGEKLLISSTPAGPAFEGSNISIGMRAESGAIINPLYDPKEKAWTFDVVDGDVPRGICGSALIQAVAQALKGNLLNTEGEILDAKKISLNPDLGLNQDDIREFQLAKSAIRTGVELIMKEGGQRAERLILAGSFGEHLPTDCAIELGLLPNMKMEAIGNSSLKGTIAWGLASDQEKKEFAAWIDKVKMPVDLALKDEFQAMFIESMNLHP
- a CDS encoding bifunctional homocysteine S-methyltransferase/methylenetetrahydrofolate reductase produces the protein MKRISLLEYLQTGKPIVFDGAMATSLYERGYYINRSFEELCLTDPQAVKEVLIDFKKAGAELLTTNTFNATKPKLTEYGLQGQQKEILDAAVKIAQDVAGDEAYVIGLMGPLPVMIEPLGPTAYIEAVALYEEVARTLDEAGVDGFTIEGFHNLRNLEAAIVAIKKISDKPVFAHLSLNEDMRSSYGSTPEDLVRLAEEYDLEALGFCGEVGPSGMLTALDRTRPLTKRLISLKPNAGMPKYVNDQWIYLCNPDYLAKYGKRFIQQGANIVGGHCGVHSLHIRALTNAVRMATNYVRKENPTFDFSLPLVDQPAKPMDLGERSELGADLRAGRKVFSIEIIPPKGADTRTFLEHCRELKAGGVKYVNIPDGARAVARLSSLHLAAHIQSEIGIEAIPHLTTRDRNIIGLQSDLLGCHVAGVRNLLLVTGDPPKLGNMKGATGVYDVDAIGLTHIASRMNSGLDLGGASMGSATRFCVGVALNPTASHRELEINRYKYKIEAGADYAITQPIYDLESYLTFMDHLGGSSIPVIMGIWPLVSLRNAEFLKNEVPGVSVPDWVIREMEKAQGDKGEAMKRGMDIAMKTMSEAKNLVAGFQVSAPFNRVGFALEVIHALSH